A window of the Egibacter rhizosphaerae genome harbors these coding sequences:
- a CDS encoding chemotaxis protein CheW — MAAAAPGIDLKKGQEAMVTQYCTFRLDGFTFGIEVERVQEVIRYQDMSRVPLSSEVVRGLINLRGQIVTALDLRARLQLPPRPEGQWPMNVVVMTDDGPLSLLVDSIGEVVDVEADSFETPPETLDGVARDLIQGCHKLDGHLLLVLATDRAVSLPEPARS, encoded by the coding sequence ATGGCCGCGGCGGCCCCGGGAATCGACCTGAAGAAGGGACAGGAGGCGATGGTGACCCAGTACTGCACGTTTCGGTTGGACGGTTTCACCTTCGGGATAGAGGTCGAGCGCGTCCAGGAGGTGATCCGCTACCAGGACATGAGCCGGGTCCCGCTCTCCTCGGAGGTGGTGCGGGGGCTCATCAACCTTCGGGGGCAGATCGTCACCGCACTGGACCTGCGCGCACGGCTGCAGCTGCCGCCACGTCCCGAGGGCCAGTGGCCGATGAACGTCGTCGTGATGACCGACGACGGGCCACTGTCGCTGCTGGTCGACTCCATCGGCGAGGTGGTCGACGTGGAGGCGGACAGCTTCGAGACGCCGCCCGAGACGCTCGACGGCGTCGCGAGGGACCTGATCCAGGGTTGTCACAAGCTGGACGGGCATCTGCTACTCGTGCTCGCCACCGATCGGGCGGTG